A region from the Mucilaginibacter sp. CSA2-8R genome encodes:
- a CDS encoding nicotinamide-nucleotide amidohydrolase family protein, producing MPSDIVISCSHALKDHNLTIAFAESVTAGKVISEFALIPNCGCVLKGSIVCYDVSVKQNLLGVSPEMIEQYTPESAEVTEQLAVSLRKLISADVIVAVTGLAAPGGSETDEKPVGTMFIHGFFKDKPWHFRLFVDDEPEQVILKTIDAIASYLLKQLAAGA from the coding sequence ATGCCATCAGATATTGTAATTAGCTGTAGTCATGCTTTAAAAGATCATAACTTAACCATTGCCTTTGCAGAAAGCGTTACTGCCGGCAAAGTAATTTCGGAATTTGCTTTAATACCCAACTGCGGTTGCGTGCTAAAGGGAAGCATTGTATGCTACGATGTGAGTGTGAAACAAAATTTGCTGGGTGTTTCTCCAGAAATGATTGAGCAATATACGCCCGAATCGGCTGAGGTAACTGAGCAATTGGCCGTTAGTTTGCGCAAACTGATATCGGCGGATGTTATTGTTGCAGTTACGGGGCTGGCGGCACCGGGCGGCAGCGAAACAGACGAAAAGCCCGTAGGCACTATGTTCATCCATGGCTTTTTTAAAGACAAGCCTTGGCACTTTCGCCTGTTTGTTGACGATGAGCCGGAGCAGGTTATTTTAAAAACAATTGATGCAATTGCAAGCTATTTGCTGAAGCAATTAGCTGCAGGAGCC